Proteins found in one Mustela lutreola isolate mMusLut2 chromosome 10, mMusLut2.pri, whole genome shotgun sequence genomic segment:
- the SRARP gene encoding steroid receptor-associated and regulated protein, whose translation MGLETDLETCSGGKPACRPKAIPAAHLTFVIDCARGKQLSLVEPLVPPRASGPHPGPVTPPMKTYILFCGENPPHLTQEAPVGGGLLAHPGGAQPARRGPVAPASSPVSPQVPQEAPEAKGNPLKAVASRSSAWGTVIGSLKALSSCVCRQAE comes from the exons ATGGGCCTTGAGACAGATCTGGAGACCTGCTCAG gtgggaagcctgcctgCCGCCCGAAGGCCATCCCTGCCGCTCACCTCACTTTTGTTATTGACTGTGCTCGTGGCAAACAGCTCTCCCTGGTGGAACCCCTGGTGCCCCCCCGAGCCTCCGGTCCTCATCCAGGACCTGTCACTCCTCCAATGAAGACCTATATCTTGTTCTGTGGCGAAAACCCGCCCCACCTGACTCAGGAGGCCCCTGTGGGTGGGGGACTCCTGGCCCACCCCGGGGGGGCCCAGCCAGCCCGCAGAGGGCCGGTGGCCCCAGCTTCCTCCCCAGTCAGTCCACAGGTCCCCCAGGAGGCTCCTGAAGCCAAGGGGAATCCCTTGAAGGCTGTGGCCTCAAGGTCTTCAGCTTGGGGCACGGTCATCGGCTCGCTCAAAGCCCTCTCCTCCTGTGTCTGCAGGCAGGCAGAGTAA